A stretch of Candidatus Manganitrophaceae bacterium DNA encodes these proteins:
- a CDS encoding tetratricopeptide repeat protein — MKSILSLRTILAAALFLIYLPGLLLASPSDDRADDRAKSYFEEGIDLNKQHRYNEALERFTQAVTLNIDNHKYHQALYMTYIALRRGLQGIQHYKELARQHPTNAAVHYWLGRFYIETQDLEEAVKEFRETTRLAPQDEHGFVSLGHISLRLGKEKEALEAYTQANKLSPKIAGVHAGMGNIHYRRKRFDQAQKEYETALAIDPSLTETRYNLGVIYEKKGEIGKAVKQWQKLVEDDPNESAAREKLARVYFLGERYLDAVREYTMLSQVRQSSPQVFFSLGEAQVLLAANLDDPEERQQLIAMAMESFQRTLELDPKNTQARKYLDRLASEKRAAGKTTQKESPQ; from the coding sequence GTGAAGTCGATATTATCTTTGCGGACGATTCTTGCCGCCGCTCTCTTCCTCATTTACCTCCCCGGCTTATTGCTCGCTTCCCCTTCAGATGACCGCGCAGACGATCGCGCCAAATCGTATTTTGAAGAGGGGATCGATCTGAACAAACAGCATCGATACAATGAAGCCCTCGAGCGCTTTACCCAGGCGGTGACCCTCAATATTGATAATCATAAATACCATCAAGCCCTTTATATGACCTATATCGCCCTGCGCCGGGGGCTGCAGGGGATTCAGCATTACAAAGAGCTCGCGAGGCAGCATCCGACGAATGCGGCGGTGCACTACTGGCTCGGCCGGTTTTATATCGAAACACAAGACTTGGAAGAGGCGGTGAAGGAATTCCGTGAAACCACCCGTCTGGCGCCCCAAGATGAGCATGGGTTTGTTTCATTGGGACATATCTCGCTTCGCCTGGGGAAAGAGAAAGAAGCGTTAGAGGCCTACACACAAGCGAATAAATTATCTCCCAAGATCGCCGGCGTCCATGCCGGCATGGGAAATATCCATTACCGCCGCAAGCGCTTCGACCAGGCGCAAAAGGAATATGAAACGGCGCTTGCGATCGATCCTTCTCTGACGGAAACCCGCTACAATTTGGGGGTTATTTACGAAAAGAAGGGGGAGATCGGAAAAGCGGTGAAGCAGTGGCAAAAGCTGGTCGAGGACGATCCGAATGAATCGGCGGCGCGGGAAAAACTGGCGCGGGTCTATTTTCTGGGGGAGCGCTACCTTGATGCCGTTCGAGAGTATACGATGCTCTCCCAGGTGCGGCAGAGCTCGCCGCAGGTTTTCTTCTCCCTCGGTGAGGCCCAGGTGCTGCTGGCGGCCAATCTCGATGACCCGGAGGAGCGACAGCAGTTGATCGCAATGGCGATGGAGTCCTTTCAGCGAACCCTCGAACTCGATCCGAAAAATACCCAAGCGCGCAAATATTTAGATCGTTTGGCCTCTGAGAAACGGGCGGCCGGCAAGACAACACAGAAAGAGAGCCCCCAGTGA
- a CDS encoding sigma 54-interacting transcriptional regulator encodes MSESNRPEASPSAALTGEAGPTGGIDRETLSEPSTLSPDPEGAWASGDEGHAESPPEVVEQIRAYPIFDRDGNAARIVRPQELAAALSSVAPSASPSTKKQIEDEGCSFHGMIGRSKKIRTVFETIRVVSPSNATILIYGESGTGKELVAKAIHQASPRCDRPFIAIDCGSLPETLLESELFGHVKGAFTGAIQNKKGLFEEAEGGTLFLDEIGDASLVFQSKLLRVLQEGEARPVGGTRSLKVNVRVVAATNKPLREAIAQKNFREDLYYRLAVMPLVLPPLRERTDDIPLLARHFVEKYAALNDRGPMRLTEEALDFLVRSPWRGNVRELENVIERSVLVSQSLNIFPAAFLIDEGADLSGDSPFAPSGGKMEEALARVEREKIIEALRKHDGNKALSARSLGISRASLYNKLKQYQIDPRF; translated from the coding sequence GTGAGCGAATCAAACCGTCCAGAAGCATCCCCCTCGGCCGCCCTGACAGGCGAAGCCGGCCCGACCGGCGGCATCGATCGGGAGACCCTTTCGGAACCGTCGACCCTTTCCCCCGACCCTGAGGGGGCTTGGGCATCGGGAGACGAGGGACACGCAGAGAGCCCACCGGAGGTGGTCGAGCAGATTCGCGCTTATCCGATCTTCGATCGAGACGGCAACGCGGCCCGGATCGTCCGGCCGCAGGAACTCGCCGCCGCTCTTTCGTCCGTTGCGCCGAGTGCATCCCCTTCCACAAAAAAACAGATTGAAGACGAGGGGTGCTCCTTTCATGGAATGATCGGAAGGAGCAAGAAAATCCGGACTGTTTTTGAGACCATCCGGGTGGTCTCCCCCAGCAATGCCACGATTCTGATTTATGGGGAGAGCGGCACCGGCAAGGAGCTCGTCGCCAAGGCGATTCATCAAGCGAGCCCCCGGTGCGACCGCCCTTTCATTGCCATCGACTGCGGCTCGCTCCCCGAGACCCTTCTCGAAAGCGAGCTCTTCGGCCATGTCAAAGGGGCGTTCACCGGCGCGATCCAGAACAAAAAAGGGCTCTTCGAGGAGGCGGAAGGGGGAACCCTCTTCCTCGATGAGATCGGCGACGCCAGCCTCGTCTTTCAATCAAAATTGCTTCGGGTGTTGCAAGAGGGAGAAGCCCGGCCGGTGGGAGGGACGCGGAGCCTCAAGGTAAACGTTCGGGTCGTCGCCGCCACAAATAAGCCGCTCAGGGAGGCGATCGCTCAGAAAAACTTCCGAGAAGATCTCTATTATCGATTGGCGGTGATGCCGCTGGTGCTTCCGCCGCTTCGAGAGCGGACCGACGACATCCCGCTGCTGGCGCGCCACTTCGTCGAGAAATATGCCGCCCTCAACGACCGAGGACCGATGCGGCTGACCGAAGAGGCGCTCGATTTCCTGGTCCGCTCTCCCTGGCGTGGCAATGTGCGCGAGTTGGAGAACGTGATTGAGCGAAGCGTCCTTGTCTCTCAAAGTCTTAATATTTTTCCAGCCGCCTTCCTGATCGACGAGGGGGCCGATCTCTCCGGCGATTCTCCTTTTGCCCCCTCCGGCGGTAAAATGGAGGAGGCGCTTGCGAGGGTGGAGCGGGAAAAAATTATCGAGGCGCTTCGAAAGCATGACGGCAATAAAGCGCTTTCGGCCCGCTCCCTCGGCATCTCCCGCGCCAGCCTTTACAACAAGCTCAAGCAGTATCAGATCGATCCTCGGTTCTAA
- a CDS encoding SRPBCC family protein — protein MNRGLGLIGSFGLGAGLAYFFDPEMGDRRRAVVRDKLIQKIDQTTEEIESTLGEVQDRVKDLLAQVDSRLQNVEVDDQTLLERVRAKLRRVISHPDAIEVRVENKRVILTGPILAAEIGPLLSAVALIRGVADVDNQLQSHQTAENVPALQGGEGRSLQLEWMQGDGSSTARMLMGAAGVILALYGIRRDGIFRTIAGTAGVGILTRSITNRSVREIIEAGSGFRAVNIQKTVFISAPVEKVFEFWDHFQNFPKFMSNVREVHLKEEGRSHWVVAGPGGVSVEWDAVITERIPNSLIAWKTVPGATVAHTGSVRFEPASGGTRVEIQLSYNPPAGVLGHAVASLFGADPKSEMDTDLVRMKTLIETGGRPQDAAA, from the coding sequence ATGAATAGGGGATTAGGTCTCATTGGCAGTTTCGGCTTGGGTGCGGGGCTGGCCTATTTTTTTGACCCGGAAATGGGGGATCGCCGCCGCGCCGTCGTACGGGACAAACTCATTCAGAAAATCGATCAGACAACGGAGGAAATCGAGTCGACCCTCGGGGAGGTGCAAGACCGGGTGAAGGATCTGCTGGCTCAAGTCGACTCGCGCCTGCAGAATGTCGAGGTGGATGATCAGACCCTGCTGGAGCGGGTTCGGGCGAAGCTCAGAAGGGTGATTTCTCATCCCGACGCCATCGAGGTCCGGGTGGAGAATAAACGGGTCATTCTGACCGGGCCGATCTTGGCGGCGGAAATCGGCCCGCTCCTCTCGGCGGTCGCGCTGATCCGGGGGGTTGCCGACGTTGACAATCAGCTGCAATCGCATCAGACGGCGGAGAATGTCCCGGCGCTTCAGGGAGGGGAGGGCCGGTCGCTGCAGCTCGAATGGATGCAGGGGGACGGGTCGTCCACGGCAAGGATGCTGATGGGCGCCGCCGGGGTGATACTGGCACTGTACGGCATCCGGCGGGATGGGATTTTTCGGACGATCGCCGGCACCGCAGGAGTCGGCATCCTGACCCGAAGCATCACCAATAGGTCGGTCAGGGAGATCATCGAAGCCGGCTCGGGATTCCGCGCTGTGAATATCCAAAAAACGGTTTTTATTTCGGCCCCGGTCGAGAAAGTTTTTGAGTTCTGGGACCATTTTCAAAATTTTCCGAAGTTCATGTCGAATGTCCGCGAGGTTCATCTGAAAGAAGAAGGACGTTCGCATTGGGTGGTCGCCGGCCCCGGCGGGGTGTCGGTGGAGTGGGATGCCGTGATCACGGAGAGAATCCCGAACAGTCTGATCGCCTGGAAGACCGTTCCGGGCGCAACGGTGGCGCATACCGGCTCTGTCCGTTTTGAGCCGGCCTCCGGCGGCACCCGGGTCGAGATCCAGCTGTCTTACAATCCCCCGGCCGGGGTCCTCGGCCACGCGGTGGCATCCCTCTTCGGCGCCGATCCGAAAAGTGAGATGGATACAGATCTCGTTCGGATGAAAACGTTGATTGAAACGGGAGGCCGTCCCCAAGATGCGGCGGCTTGA
- a CDS encoding EAL domain-containing protein has protein sequence MKAKKLTTLLIEDNPADARLIELTLADAKDLSLRLECRKDLADGLKRLSEGGIDAILLDLSLPDAQGLDSLIRIRTEAPAYPIVVLTGLNDEETALGAIKEGAQDYLIKGKVTSDLLAHALFYAVERKKTEEALRESEQRYQELFENANDALLVVDERGHYLDANRRAEELLGYTRDELLKMTLADITPGDGMEFGRRQDEAFKRLGRMSGEYLVVRKEGRKVCVEFSANRIAPGRYLSILRDITERKRAEEALRNAKEFSENLIQTANVMILSLDPNGNIEIFNQTAEKITGYTLAELKGKNWFELLVPKDRYPYVWEEFNRLVAGGLPKTFENPILTKNGEERYIIWQNNQVEIDGKIVSTISFGNDITDRKQAEEALRKSDERFHLATRATNDAVWDWDMVTNTLWWNESFKPLFCYKSEEIEPGLESWTNRIHPEDKERVLSDLHAAVDHGEQFWLDEYRFRRGDGLYATVFDRGYVVRDGHGNPIRMIGALMDITDRKQAEELLQLHARRQAVLAELGHRALSGTPVQTLMEKAAASIAQMLEVDYCKVLEPLPDGSGLLLRAGVGWREGLVGQRKLDLWKGSQAAYTLQSSGPVVMEDVQTETRFKVSPLLSEHHIVSGVSVLIPGQDYPYGVLGAHTTHRRVFTGEDVHFLQSTANILAAAIDRKKAEERIEHQAYHDALTSLPNRLLLEDRLAVATARAHRSGEILAILLIDLDRFKVINDTLGHPAGDELLRQTAGRFAGCIREGDTVARMGGDEFAILLLNLDSDEIVMQVADRIAASLKDPFRVEGSTLYITASIGVAVYPQAGFDAQTLLRHADIALYRAKEQGRNTLRYFSPTMNVKALERLSLESNLRQALEREEFLLHYQPQVELKRGGIVGFEALVRWQRPESGLVSPADFIPLAEETGLIIPIGEWVLHAACAQGKAWQNAGLPPTRIAVNLSARQFHKDNLVEVIDRILQETGFDPHLLELELTESVLMGKERRIFNMLRDLAEMGIQLSIDDFGTGYSSLSYLKRFPIAKLKVDQLFVRNLTTDTNDAVIAQTVVAMAHSLHLKAVAEGVETEAQLAFLRSVGCDEIQGYLFSRPLPAQEAAQLLIQGKRLPPW, from the coding sequence ATGAAAGCGAAAAAGTTAACCACCCTGCTGATTGAAGACAATCCTGCAGACGCGCGTCTGATTGAGCTGACCCTCGCCGATGCGAAGGACCTCTCGCTCCGGCTGGAGTGCAGGAAAGACCTCGCCGACGGCTTAAAGCGTCTCAGCGAGGGGGGAATTGATGCCATCCTCCTCGATCTCTCCCTCCCCGATGCCCAGGGGCTCGACTCGCTGATCAGAATCAGAACCGAGGCGCCCGCCTATCCGATCGTGGTTCTGACCGGACTGAACGATGAAGAGACCGCCCTCGGAGCGATCAAAGAAGGGGCGCAAGATTATCTGATCAAGGGGAAAGTGACCTCCGACCTGCTGGCCCACGCCCTCTTCTACGCCGTCGAGCGGAAAAAGACGGAAGAGGCGCTACGCGAGTCGGAGCAGCGCTATCAGGAGCTCTTCGAAAACGCCAACGACGCCCTCCTCGTCGTAGACGAGCGCGGCCACTACCTCGACGCGAACCGACGGGCGGAAGAGTTATTGGGTTATACCCGGGACGAGCTTTTGAAAATGACGCTGGCCGATATCACCCCCGGCGACGGAATGGAGTTCGGCCGGAGACAAGATGAAGCGTTCAAGCGGCTCGGCCGGATGTCGGGGGAATATCTCGTGGTTCGAAAAGAGGGGAGGAAGGTCTGTGTGGAATTTTCCGCAAACCGGATCGCGCCGGGACGGTATCTGTCGATCCTCCGCGATATCACTGAGCGCAAACGGGCGGAAGAGGCCCTTCGAAATGCCAAGGAGTTTTCCGAGAACCTGATTCAAACCGCCAATGTCATGATCCTGAGCCTCGATCCCAATGGGAACATCGAGATCTTTAACCAGACGGCCGAAAAGATCACCGGCTATACCCTCGCAGAGCTCAAAGGAAAAAATTGGTTCGAGCTTTTGGTCCCCAAAGATCGTTACCCGTACGTTTGGGAGGAGTTCAACCGGCTGGTGGCCGGCGGCCTCCCGAAGACTTTTGAGAATCCAATCCTGACCAAAAACGGCGAAGAGCGCTATATCATTTGGCAGAACAACCAGGTCGAGATCGATGGGAAGATTGTCTCCACCATCTCGTTCGGAAACGACATCACTGACCGCAAACAGGCGGAGGAGGCCCTTCGAAAGAGCGATGAGCGCTTCCACCTGGCCACCCGTGCCACCAACGATGCCGTCTGGGATTGGGATATGGTCACGAACACCCTTTGGTGGAATGAGAGCTTCAAGCCGCTCTTTTGTTATAAGTCGGAAGAGATCGAACCTGGATTGGAATCGTGGACAAACCGGATCCATCCGGAAGATAAAGAGCGGGTCCTCTCGGACCTTCATGCCGCAGTCGATCACGGCGAGCAGTTCTGGTTGGATGAGTACCGCTTCCGGCGGGGCGATGGCCTCTATGCGACGGTTTTCGACCGCGGCTATGTCGTCCGGGACGGTCACGGAAATCCAATCCGAATGATCGGCGCACTGATGGACATTACCGACCGCAAACAGGCCGAGGAATTGCTCCAACTTCACGCCCGCCGACAAGCCGTTTTGGCCGAGTTGGGACATCGGGCGCTCTCCGGCACCCCGGTTCAAACACTGATGGAGAAAGCGGCAGCCTCGATTGCTCAGATGTTGGAGGTCGACTACTGCAAGGTGCTCGAGCCGCTGCCGGATGGAAGCGGCCTGCTGCTCCGCGCCGGGGTCGGCTGGAGAGAGGGGCTGGTCGGCCAGAGAAAACTCGATCTCTGGAAAGGCTCCCAGGCAGCCTACACCCTTCAGTCGAGCGGCCCGGTGGTGATGGAAGATGTTCAGACCGAGACGCGATTCAAAGTCTCTCCTCTCTTGTCGGAGCATCATATCGTCAGCGGGGTGAGCGTACTCATTCCAGGGCAAGATTATCCTTACGGCGTCTTAGGAGCCCACACGACACACCGGCGCGTTTTTACCGGGGAAGATGTCCACTTTCTCCAGTCCACCGCCAATATCTTGGCCGCGGCGATCGATCGGAAGAAGGCGGAGGAGCGGATTGAGCATCAGGCCTATCATGACGCCCTCACCAGCCTTCCCAACCGCCTGCTGCTTGAAGACCGCCTCGCCGTCGCCACCGCGCGAGCCCATCGCAGCGGGGAGATTCTTGCGATCCTTCTCATCGACCTTGATCGCTTCAAAGTGATCAACGACACCCTGGGTCATCCCGCCGGAGATGAGCTGCTCCGGCAGACGGCCGGTCGCTTCGCAGGATGCATCCGCGAGGGCGACACCGTCGCCCGAATGGGGGGCGATGAATTCGCCATCTTGCTTCTCAATTTGGATTCGGACGAGATTGTGATGCAGGTCGCCGATCGAATCGCCGCTTCTCTTAAAGATCCGTTCCGCGTCGAAGGGAGCACCCTCTATATCACCGCCAGCATCGGCGTCGCCGTCTATCCTCAGGCGGGGTTTGACGCCCAAACCCTCCTGCGGCATGCCGATATCGCTCTCTATCGGGCGAAAGAACAGGGGAGAAACACGCTCCGCTACTTCTCGCCGACCATGAACGTCAAAGCCCTCGAGCGGCTCTCCCTGGAAAGTAATTTGCGCCAAGCGCTGGAGCGGGAGGAGTTCCTCCTCCACTACCAGCCTCAGGTCGAGCTCAAGCGGGGGGGCATTGTCGGATTCGAAGCGCTCGTCCGGTGGCAGCGGCCGGAGAGCGGGCTCGTCTCCCCGGCCGATTTCATCCCGCTGGCCGAGGAAACCGGGCTGATCATCCCGATCGGCGAATGGGTGCTGCACGCCGCGTGCGCCCAGGGAAAGGCCTGGCAGAATGCCGGGCTTCCGCCGACGCGGATTGCCGTCAACCTCTCTGCACGGCAATTTCACAAAGATAATTTGGTGGAGGTCATCGACCGCATTTTGCAGGAAACAGGCTTCGACCCGCACCTGCTGGAGTTGGAGTTAACCGAGAGTGTCTTGATGGGAAAGGAGCGCCGGATCTTCAACATGCTGCGGGATTTGGCGGAGATGGGGATCCAGCTCTCGATCGACGACTTCGGAACCGGCTATTCGTCCCTGAGCTATCTGAAGCGTTTCCCGATTGCCAAGCTGAAGGTCGATCAGCTCTTCGTTCGAAACCTCACTACCGATACCAACGATGCGGTGATCGCGCAGACCGTCGTCGCGATGGCCCACAGCCTCCACCTCAAAGCGGTGGCGGAGGGGGTCGAAACCGAAGCGCAATTGGCATTCCTCCGGTCGGTCGGGTGTGACGAGATCCAAGGTTATCTCTTCAGCCGTCCCCTTCCCGCACAGGAAGCGGCTCAATTGTTGATCCAAGGGAAGCGGCTCCCCCCCTGGTGA
- a CDS encoding PAS domain S-box protein codes for MLIRSIAVEDEMEGEKSRGLTHGVEPLEATLRESQRFFQSAFDALSAQIAILDDRGAVIAVNAAWRHFSEENTVRGPIGVGANYLALCEAAAGAGSEEAQALAAGIRRVMTGADPEFTLEYSCPRPERLSWFLARVTRFPGGAPVRVVVAHEEITDRRVAEEAHQRLASIVESSNDAIIGMTLEGAIVTWNPGAERMYGYAADEILQAPVSILIPMDHPDRAEQILDRIRRGERIEHYETVRLRKDGARVDVSVTTSPIRDTDGRIVGASSITRDITRRKAAEREMRKLSRVIEQTDDVVVITDREGFIEYVNPAFEQKTGYTREEAIGKTPRIVKSGEQGRVFYQLLWETILRGEVFRGEFINKKKDGSLYHEEKTITPIKNRRGEITHYVSTGKDITERRRMEAILAEKERLEAIRTLSMTYAHNIFNAITPVKSYAEMILKKSDTADPKRRWAEAIVHRMEEVVQIIRKLEEVDRYSTTEQGGVKRFDVDS; via the coding sequence ATGTTGATTCGGTCTATCGCTGTAGAGGATGAGATGGAAGGGGAAAAATCAAGGGGACTGACGCATGGGGTCGAGCCGCTTGAAGCGACGTTGCGGGAGTCGCAGCGGTTTTTTCAATCGGCATTCGACGCCCTCTCCGCCCAGATTGCCATTCTGGATGACCGCGGCGCAGTGATCGCCGTCAACGCGGCGTGGCGCCACTTTTCGGAGGAGAACACGGTCAGGGGGCCGATCGGGGTCGGCGCAAACTACCTGGCCCTCTGCGAGGCCGCTGCGGGGGCCGGCTCCGAAGAGGCCCAAGCCCTTGCGGCGGGAATCCGGCGGGTCATGACCGGTGCTGATCCGGAGTTCACCTTGGAATATTCCTGTCCCCGCCCTGAACGCTTGAGTTGGTTTTTGGCGCGGGTCACCCGCTTTCCGGGGGGAGCGCCGGTTCGAGTCGTTGTGGCGCACGAAGAGATCACCGACCGGCGGGTGGCCGAGGAGGCGCATCAGCGGTTGGCGTCGATCGTAGAGTCGTCCAATGACGCGATCATCGGGATGACGCTCGAAGGAGCGATTGTCACCTGGAACCCAGGGGCAGAGCGGATGTACGGATATGCCGCCGATGAGATTCTCCAGGCGCCGGTATCGATCCTCATCCCGATGGACCATCCGGACCGGGCCGAGCAGATCCTCGATCGGATTCGACGCGGAGAGCGGATTGAACATTACGAGACGGTCCGGTTAAGAAAAGACGGCGCGCGGGTCGATGTCTCCGTCACCACCTCTCCAATCCGGGATACCGATGGCCGGATCGTCGGCGCCTCGAGCATCACGCGCGACATCACCCGCCGAAAGGCGGCGGAGCGGGAAATGCGGAAACTCTCCCGGGTGATCGAGCAAACCGATGACGTGGTCGTCATTACCGACCGAGAGGGTTTCATCGAATATGTCAATCCGGCATTCGAGCAAAAGACCGGCTACACGCGGGAAGAGGCGATCGGAAAGACCCCCCGTATCGTGAAGTCCGGGGAGCAGGGACGGGTCTTCTATCAGTTGCTTTGGGAGACGATTTTGCGCGGCGAGGTCTTCCGCGGCGAGTTCATCAATAAAAAGAAAGACGGCTCCCTTTATCACGAAGAGAAGACGATCACGCCGATTAAAAACCGCCGCGGCGAGATCACCCATTACGTCTCGACCGGAAAAGATATTACCGAGCGAAGACGAATGGAGGCGATCTTGGCCGAGAAAGAGCGGCTCGAGGCGATCCGAACCCTCTCTATGACTTACGCCCACAATATCTTCAATGCCATCACCCCGGTCAAAAGTTACGCGGAGATGATCTTGAAGAAGAGCGACACCGCCGATCCAAAGCGGAGATGGGCCGAGGCGATCGTCCACAGGATGGAAGAGGTGGTCCAGATCATCCGAAAGCTTGAAGAGGTCGACCGCTACAGCACCACCGAGCAGGGGGGGGTGAAGCGTTTCGACGTCGATTCATAG
- a CDS encoding DUF2934 domain-containing protein: protein MKKENTKKNEGLSLSNAEPMERPMEETSLEQRIAEKAYELFQQRGGDHGYHLEDWLEAERIISTEQKPEADAATGTQAPSSVNPSPAARPKSGRKRNNEQKAAS, encoded by the coding sequence ATGAAAAAAGAGAATACAAAGAAAAATGAAGGGCTTTCTCTTTCCAATGCGGAGCCGATGGAGAGACCGATGGAAGAGACATCGCTTGAACAACGAATTGCCGAGAAGGCTTATGAACTCTTCCAACAGAGGGGGGGAGATCATGGATATCATCTGGAAGATTGGCTGGAGGCAGAGCGGATCATCAGCACCGAGCAAAAACCGGAAGCGGACGCCGCGACTGGGACACAGGCTCCCTCTTCTGTAAACCCGAGCCCGGCCGCCCGCCCGAAATCGGGTCGAAAACGAAACAACGAGCAAAAGGCTGCATCATAA